The Thiobacter sp. AK1 genome segment GCCAAACAAGCCAAGCCTGCATCATCAATCCCGTGATGCGGTTGCGCTGCCGCTGCCACGCCCCACGCGCGTGCACCGGTAGCACCGATCCCATGACCACGAGTGTGGCGAAGGCGAAGCCCCCATGCAGGCGCAGCCACCACTTTTCCAGCGGATGCGGGGTGGGTCCGAACGGGCTCGGGACGGCCAGGAAATGGTGAAACAATAACCATAGCCCACCCGATAGCCAGACGCCAAAGAAGACCAGGTTTAGCGCACGGCGGTGATTGCGGGGAAGGCGGATGGGGAGGGGTACGCTAGACACGGCAGGCCTCTTGACAACCGAGTTCGTATAGCTGCCAGGCGCCGCTGTGGTCGTCTCGCTCCAGCAAGAGGGCACGCGCCTCAAAGCGGGGCAACAGCCTGCGCGCGGCCTCGCGGTCGGCGAGCACGATCTTGGTGAGGGCGTCGGCAGTGATGCAATCGGGTGCCAGCACGGTGACACTGGAACCGGGGGCCAGGGCCTGCCGGCGTAGGGGATGGATGTGGGGCGTGACACACCGGCCATGCACGCGTTGCGCGGCGAAATAGCCTGCGGAGGTGGCGGCGGCACCCGCACGCAAGTCCGTCACATGCAGAAGTCGTGTGGGCGCCGCGGGATGGCGCACGTTCAGCGGCTGCCAATTGGGTCCGAATAGGCGCAGGTCGCCACCGGCATTCACGCGCGCACTACTTACCCCGTGTTCCCGTAGCACATCCAGCGCCCGGTCCACCGCGAAGCCTTTGGCGATGCCGCCCAGGTCGATGCGCACGCGCCGGGCGAGCCGCACCCGATGTGCCGAGAGTAATTCCACATGTCGCCAGTCCCCTTGGCCGGAGGCGCGGGGAAAGTCGGCATGCCGCGGCAGATATCCCAGCCGCGCCAAAAGGGGTGCGACCGTGATGTCGAACAGTCCGCCGCTTTGCGCCGAGAATTCCCGTGCTGCCGCCAGCACCTGCCAGGTCCAGGGGTGGACCGTCACCGGCGCGAGGGCCGCTTCCCGGTTGATGCGTGAGACATCGGAGTCCGGATCGTGATAGCTCATCAGACGGTGCACCATGGCCACGGCCTCGAAGGCCTGGTTCACCGCCTGCGCGACCGACTCGCCTGACGCGGCGATGTCCACCAGGGTGCCCAGCCAGGGCTGGGCGCGGCGTATCCCTGCGCTCATTTCAACGCCACCTCGTAGGTGGCCAGCAGACGCCGCACCCCTTCCGCCATGTGCTTGCAGGACAGGGTGGCGCCGCTGATGTTCTGTATGTCCTTATCCAGTTCCAGCGGCGCCCCGGCACGTTTGCCGATGAACTGCGCGCGCCAGGCAGCGTTGCGGACCTGGGCGCCGTGGGTTTCGCGGTAGTCCATGATCTCGATGCCGCGCACAGCGCCCGTGGCATCGAGGGCGAGGGCATAGGTGATGAACTCGTGCTTGCCATACACCTCGTCCACCAGCAGCCAGCCGGCGAGCTTGCCGCCGGCTTCCGCCCGCCAGGCATGGAGCTCGGGGCTGCGCACGCGCACCTTGGACGCCTTCTCGATGGCCTCCCGCTGCTCGGCGCTCAGCAGCAGCTTGGCGTCCCGGAAGCCGCTTGCCTCGGGAAACAACGCGTGCTGCGCCTGTTCCAGCGTGAGATATTGCACCGCGTGGGCGGGCAGCGCGGCCGCGGCGAGGGCGGGGACGGACAGCCAAAGCAGATCATGACGCATGGTGAGCCTCAGAAGTTGTAACCGAGTTTGAGGCGGATTTCCTGTTTCTCGTGATCCGCCAGATGCAACCCCGTGTGCATGTCCTGCTCGTCGGAGCCGGCGAGCTGTCGGACGTAGGTGAGCGTTGCCCACCATTGTTTCGCGCCATAGTGCAAGCTGGGCCCAGCGAACATGTCCCAGTGGTCGCGGCCCCAGGGGCCGCCCGGTGTCTTGCGATATTCCACGTCGGCCCAACCCTCGAAACCCACGAACCAGTTGGGCGCAAAGCGGTAGGACACCCCCGTGCGCAGGCGTGGCGCGATGGCATTCTCTCGCTCGCCGCCCGCCCGTGCCCGGTTGGTTTCGGCCTCCAGCTCCAGATTGGTGACCCATTGCAACTGGTCATCCAGGAAAGGCTTCTGGAAGATGAGCTTCCCTTCCAGCTCCCAGGCATCCACCTTCTCTCCGGTGACGGAGTCGATGCTGTCGTAGGTCACCTCGCCGTAAAGGGCGACGCCCAGCCCGGCCTTGTAGGGCGAGGCGAGCATTTTCTTCACCTCGGCGGAGGCGCCGCTCCAACGCGCCTGTTTCAACTCGCCGTCGATCTGCCCAGGTACGGGGTTGCCGCTGTAATCGTGGCGGTAGCCATTGAGATAGACCGAGCCGGACAAAGTGTCGGTGAGGCCGTATTCATATTCGAGGCGCACATACTGGGCCTCGTAGTGTCCCTGGCGCTTCCCACGGTGGTCGGTGAGCCAGAGGTAGGCCTCGGCCGCACCCTGGGGCAAGGTTTCGGCACCCATGGTGTAGCCGAGCAGGTTCTCGTCTGCTTGGGCGGGCAGACTCACGGCGGCGGCCAGCAACAGGCCAGTAAGGTGGTGGCGGGTCAGTGACATGGCAGTTCCTTTCTGAGCAGTCAAAAAGTCTGGCTGGCTGGCTCAGGCGTCCCACGGACGCCGGAACTGGCTGGCTAAGTCAGTGATTACTTCGTCAAAATCAGCTTGCCGGCGCGGGTGATGCGCAGGCGGTATTCCTGGCCCTGATGCAGGATGCGCACCTCGTTTTCCTGGCGGAACAACCGTTCGCTGGGGATGGGACGCTGCCGATCCAGGACCAGGTAGCGGGAGTCTTTCGGGGCGGCTGTGGGGATTTCGGTCGTCATGGCCTGTCAATGCAAATGCGAGTGATTCGCATTATGAAAGACGCGCCGCCGGCCGTCAAGGGGCGCGCTCCTGGGGGCGCTCGAGCCGCGATCTGGCCACCACCATGTCAGCCATCGCGGCTAAAGCCCCTCCCACAAGCCGCTGCCACGATTGCTCTCACGGGCCGCTGCCAGAAGCGCGCTCAAACCTCTCCCACTGGGTTAACCGAGCCAGGGGCTTATGCCA includes the following:
- a CDS encoding DUF6662 family protein, producing the protein MSLTRHHLTGLLLAAAVSLPAQADENLLGYTMGAETLPQGAAEAYLWLTDHRGKRQGHYEAQYVRLEYEYGLTDTLSGSVYLNGYRHDYSGNPVPGQIDGELKQARWSGASAEVKKMLASPYKAGLGVALYGEVTYDSIDSVTGEKVDAWELEGKLIFQKPFLDDQLQWVTNLELEAETNRARAGGERENAIAPRLRTGVSYRFAPNWFVGFEGWADVEYRKTPGGPWGRDHWDMFAGPSLHYGAKQWWATLTYVRQLAGSDEQDMHTGLHLADHEKQEIRLKLGYNF
- a CDS encoding FMN-binding protein, producing MRHDLLWLSVPALAAAALPAHAVQYLTLEQAQHALFPEASGFRDAKLLLSAEQREAIEKASKVRVRSPELHAWRAEAGGKLAGWLLVDEVYGKHEFITYALALDATGAVRGIEIMDYRETHGAQVRNAAWRAQFIGKRAGAPLELDKDIQNISGATLSCKHMAEGVRRLLATYEVALK
- a CDS encoding FAD:protein FMN transferase, which gives rise to MSAGIRRAQPWLGTLVDIAASGESVAQAVNQAFEAVAMVHRLMSYHDPDSDVSRINREAALAPVTVHPWTWQVLAAAREFSAQSGGLFDITVAPLLARLGYLPRHADFPRASGQGDWRHVELLSAHRVRLARRVRIDLGGIAKGFAVDRALDVLREHGVSSARVNAGGDLRLFGPNWQPLNVRHPAAPTRLLHVTDLRAGAAATSAGYFAAQRVHGRCVTPHIHPLRRQALAPGSSVTVLAPDCITADALTKIVLADREAARRLLPRFEARALLLERDDHSGAWQLYELGCQEACRV
- the hemP gene encoding hemin uptake protein HemP yields the protein MTTEIPTAAPKDSRYLVLDRQRPIPSERLFRQENEVRILHQGQEYRLRITRAGKLILTK